The stretch of DNA GCCAATTGTAACCTTCCAATTCATAGATAATAGATGCTGTATTTGGCCTGATTTCTGAATAAAATGCATACGGATCTGATTTAAGGATGGTGTCTCCCTTTGCTGTTTTAATTTGATACTTATATATATCATTTTCTAGCAGCCCCGGGATAAAAAGGGACCATATTCCCTGTTTATTAAGTTTCGTCATTTCATGTTTACTACCATTCCATTTATTGAAATCCCCGACAACATATACTTGGGCAGCACGCGGAGCCCAAACAGTAAAGCGAGTACCTTTTTCTCCTTTTTGACTTTCAGTATGAGCGCCAAATACTTTATAACTCTCAAACAAATTTCCTTCGTGAAAAAGATATACTTCATACTCTGTTGGATGTGTATCAATCACAAGTCTCACCTCTTTAAACTGCTTTTACAGTATGACTATTAAGGTTATTTATATTCTCCTTAGCTTTTCTAAAAACAAATGTTTAATGCATCACATAACTTTGAAAATCTCTTAAAAACAAGGCTCTGATAAAGAAAGATGTTGATTTTTCTAACAGAAATCCTTATGAAAGACTAAACTCAATGAGGAATCTTCTGATTTGTCTTTCATCATGCTTATGGAGGACAAATCTTATTGGGAACTCTCCTGATTTGTCTTTCATCATGCTTATGAAGGACAAATCTTACTTGGAACTCTTCTAATTTGTCTTTCATCATGCTTATGAAGGACAAATCTCACTGGGAACTTTCCTTATTTGTCTTTCATCATGCTTATGAAGGACAAATCTCACTTGGAACACTCCTGATTTGACTTTCATCAACCTTTTATACAGTTGTATTAATAATCAACAATGAATTTTAACAAAGCTAAAAACAAAGAAAACGACCCCGAAATAATAGGAGTCGCCTTCGTTAATTATTGATATTTTTTAAAAAACTGTTTAACACTTTTCGATACCGCCATATATCTTTACTTTCAACCGGAAGCTCATTTATGTCCCAATACGTTTGATATTTCCTATGTGCAGTCAGTTTGCCATCGGGATATTGCATAAATGTAAGGATCCCTTTGTTTTCTTCATCTTCTAATGCTATGTAGTGCTTCGATCCATCCCAGTTGGCTAACTCACCAAACCTCTCGCAAAACTGCTCAACATCGGCTTTACTTCGAATAATCATTCTATTCACTCCTTGCTATAATATGTTAATCCGCTGATAACCTGCCAGATTCTTAAAAATCTAGCGTTAAACATTAATTTGATAGTATTATAACATATATCTCTTTTTGAATTTAGTTTATGTGAGATTTTAGAACTATAAATCTTGAACTTCACCACAAAAAAAAGAGAGAAACTTTTATTAAAAATCTCTCTCTTTTGCTATTTTAGTAAATTAAAGAACGGAACCTGAAACACTTTTTCCAGGTAATAATGACCTTGCTATATTAATTGAAGAAACTAATCTGTTTTTCGCTTCTGTATCTAATTCATAACGATTATTTCCTAATTTTCCAATTTGACTATCTAGTATAAACACTCCTTTTAAAATATGGGTTGCTCCCAAAGCCGCTAGTACTGGTTTTAGGGAATAATCGATCATTAATAAGTGCCCAAAAGTTCCACCAACGGCAATCGGTAGTATCGTTTTACCCTCCAGACCATTTTGTGGCAGGAGATCCAAGTAAGTTTTTAAAACCCCTGAAAAGGAAGCTTTATAAACCGGAGTCATAATCACGACTAAATTTGAATGCTCAACTTTCTTATTTTGCTTGATAATTTCTTCACTATCAAACTTCGCTTGAATTAAATCTTCTGGTGGAAGATTACGTATATTAATAATTTCAGGAGTAATTCCAACACCAGTTAAATGATTGATAACACCATGTAATACCCCATTTAATCTCGTATGCTCAGAAGGACTCCCAGAAATAATTGTCACCTTACTCATTATTGAAACTCCCTTTCATAATGGATTTTTTCATCAAAATGATTCGTTCAATGGTTTTACTTTTTGTTTGATTTATTTCCAGTTAATTGGATCGACCCAATATCACTGTGTGGATGACTAAGGGATTTAAATTTTCTATATTCATTTTCCAGGTCCGTTAGTGATAGCTCAAAAAGGTGTTTATCTTCTTTTTTATACACATTATAAGCAATCAGTTTTCTTATTAATTTTTTGCGCTTATTTTCAACAGCATTCCGAAGAATTTCTCCCATCCGAATCACTCCTATTTATAGTTTAATAAATACAACGGTTTCGTATGGATAATAATCTTAAGATTCGTTAATTAGTAAAATGTCGATTTAATAATGCTCTTGAACTTTCATATAAAAAATATGCGGCGCTGATAATAGCCGATTCATCTAGGGTAAATTCGGGATGGTGCCACTCCTCGTTTCCATTTGTACCGAAAAATGCAAAAGTCCCTGGGACGTTATAAAGATAGTAGGAGAAATCCTCACCGGCCATTGATGGTTCTGGATCAATTACTTTTATGGATTGCTTTTTAGCAGCATACCTCGCAATCTCCGTCACCGACTTATGATTGTCTAGTGGTGGTGGACCTGGAAACCAGCCAATTTCAACTTGGTGCGAAAAAGCGGTGGCAATGGATTCAACAATGGTATAAAACTTTGCTTTTACGTCTGCACGGATCTTATTGTCAAAAGTTCGAACGGTACCCTCAAGGATGATATTGTCAGGAATAACGTTCCATGTGCTGCCGCCAACGATTTTCGTCACACTCAAAACAGCACTTTGAAGAGGAGACACATTCCGACTAACAACAGACTGAAGAGCAGTAATAAGGTGCCCCGCTGCTACAATAGGATCTTTTCCACTTTGCGGTATCCCAGCATGGCTCCCTTTACCATAGAGAACAATATGAAATCGATCAACTGCTGCCATTAAAGGCCCATCTTTTAAGCCAATTGTTCCCACAGGCAGATCTGGTTTATTATGAAGTCCAATGATGGCTTCTACTCCCTCGAGATGACCATCCTTAATCACTTTTAGTGCGCCGCCGCCCGATTCCTCTGCTGGCTGAAAAATAATTCGGACTGTTCCATTTAACTCAGCTTGAGATTCTTTCAAAAGATACGCTGCACCAATGGCTGCTGCGGTATGAAAATCATGACCGCATGCGTGCATTTTCCCTTTAATTTTGGAAGAATATGGTAAACTTGTTTGTTCCACAATCGGAAGAGCATCAATATCTGCACGAATGGCAACGATTGGTCCAGGATTCCCACCTTTAATTTCTGCAACAACACCCGTCGACAGTCCAGTCGTGCGAATATCAATTTCTTCATCCTGCAGCCATTTTTTAATGGACTTTGTTGTTTCAAATTCTTCGTTTGATAATTCAGGGTATTGATGTAAATGACGCCTTATCGAAATGAGGTTTGATTCTAATTCAGTTCGATTCATATCCTCACTTCCTTCTATAAATCAAATCGAAAGCATTTTACTAATATCTCTTGATTTTGAAACTCCTTGGTTTGATCTCGTTTGAAGCCATACCATTCGTATAGCCGAATGGCTTTATGCATTTTATCACTTGAATGCAAATACAAGCTTGTTGCTCCAAGCTCCTTTGCGTACGCAACACTTGCCTTTAATAACGCTTGTGCTACACCTCGGCCTCTTGCTTCAGGATGAACACCTAACAATCGAATAATTGGCGAGAAAATTTCAAGTTCTGGCTTTGCATATGCCTTTTCAGAGGATTGAAAAAGCTGCAAACTGCCAAGAATGTCCTGATTGCTTTTTGCCACTAAAATCTTATCGACATCTGGATTATCAACGGAGGATTGAATATTTTCCAAATACAATTTCCAAATTTCAGGATTTTTATAGGAATGTTCATACTGTTGATAACTCTCTACTAATAAATTCCTTACCTGTTCCTTTTCATCTTCTCTTATCTCATCAATGATGATTTGGTTTGTTACCAAAACATTCACCTTCCTCCCAATGATTGATTGTTAATTCACCTGTTCTTTAAGTGGTGTAAAAAATGTTTCACCAGAAATTCGTTGTAAGAAACGACGGGTACGTTCCTCCTTTGCTGCATGAAAAATTTCCAATGGTGTACCTTCCTCCACGATTACTCCCTCATCCATGAACAACACCCGATTCGATACTTCTCTTGCAAAACTCATTTCATGTGTGACAACCACCATCGTTATTCCTTCTTGTGCAATTGATTTAATAACAGAAAGAACATCTCCAACTAACTCAGGATCAAGAGCGGATGTAGGCTCATCAAAAAGAATGACCTCTGGATTTAACGCTAAGGCTCTAGCAATCCCAACTCTTTGTTGCTGCCCGCCTGAAAGCTGAGAAGGATAGTGATGCAGTTTATCACTTAAACCCACTTTCTCCAGCACTCTTTCACTTTGTTGTCTCGCGTCCTTTTTCTTTACCTTCTTTGCTACAATTAATCCTTCCATCACATTTTCCACCACTGTTTTATGGGCAAATAAATTATAATGCTGGAAAACCATCGCCGATTGTTTTCTAATCGCGAGCATTTCTTTTTTTGTCGCTTTTTCTGCATCAATGATTATATTTCCTATTTGAACCATTCCTGCATTTGGTTTTTCTAAAAAGTTCAAGCATCTTAACAGCGTCGTTTTGCCCGATCCACTTGGACCAAGGATGGTAACGACCTCCCCTTTTTCTATTTTCAAATTAATGCCTTTTAACACTGGTGACTTATTAAATGATTTTTTGATACCTTGTAAATAAATCATGACACGCCTCCTCGATTATAAGCAGTCACCTTTTTTTCAAGTAAAAAAGATATTCCTTCTACTAGAATCGTAATGCCCCAATAGATAATACCTGCAGCAATAAATGCTTCTAAAAATTTCAGGTTTACAGAAGCGACAATATTAGCTGCCCCCGTCACTTCTTTCTGAGAAACAAGAAAAGCAATCGATGAAGTGTGTAAAAAGCCAACAAAAATATTCGTGAAATTCGGAATAGATTGAGCCAGGGCCTGAGGTAGAATAATTCTGATCATCGCTTGAAACTTTGTCATTCCAACCGAATAAGCAGCCTCCATTTGTCCATTTGAAACGCTGATAATACCAGATCGAATAATTTCAGATAAGTACGATCCCGCCGCCAATGTTAAGGCAATTAATACAAACAAAATAATCGGGATTTTATTTGTTTGTATACCTAAATCAAACCTGAGTGAAATTTGATCGAGTAATAATGGGAAGCCAAAATAAATGACCATAATATGCATGATTATGGGTGTTCCTCTAAAAAAGGAGACATAACCATTTGCGATGTGATAGAGATATTTCACTTTATAAATTCTAACTACAGCCACCGCAATGCCGATTAAAAATCCAGCCAGCAATGGTACAATTGTTAGGATGAGTGTAATAGGAAGCGCCTTAATAATTTCTTTAAAAGCTACCCAAATGAATGGAATATCAATTGTCATGTACGCGATCCTCCTTCCTAAGCAACGGCAGTTACATCAGCCCTTAGATAACGATTGAAATATTTTTCTAGTTTGCTAAATATTTTTTCAAACAATACGACGACAATATAGTAAATAATAGAAAGAGAGAGATAAACTTCAATGGCATGTGCAGTTGCAGCAATAAGGGTATCTCCTCTTCCCATCATGTCCATCACTCCGATGGTAAAAGCAAGAGAAGTATCCTTTAATGAACCGATCACTGAATTGGCCATGTTCGGAAATGCAATCCTTACAGCCTGTGGAAGAACAATTCGAAAAAAGTTTTGTCTGCTTGTCATCCCCACGGAATAGGCTGCTTCGGTTTGACCGTAATCAACTGCTCGAATCGCTGCTCGAAAAATTTCAGCAAATCCTGCACCATTACTAATGGCGTAAGTAATAATTACAAAATAAATGGCATCAAGCCTTGTAATATCGATAGTAAACAATAGCATGAGAACCGCTGGCAGGCCATAAAAAACCAGGAATAATTGTATTAGTATCGGAGTTCCCCTAATAAATGAAACGTATAATATCACCAGTTGATTCAATAATGGTATTTTAAATAGCCTCGGTATTGCTGCTGCAATACCGAGGGCAAATCCTAGAATAATAGATGCGGCTAATATCTGCAGAGTTACTCCAAGGTAATGAATAAGTGTCGGAATAAACTCAAAAATTAACATAATATCAAATGCTTTCCCCATTTGGGTTCGCCTCCAAGCTCCTTAAAAATTAACCGTATAGTCAGCTCCTAACCATTTTTTACTCAACTCACTAACTACTCCTTCTTTTTTCAATTCAACCAGTGCTTCGTCAATTCTTTTTTGTAAAGGTGTTTCATCTTTTCTAAGTAGGAAATATACCTTTGAATTTAGTAGCGGCTCTCCTACTACTTTTTGCTGTGCATCTACAGCATCATTACTGAAATCAACAGAAAATGGTGTCGTGATTGTTGCGTCTGCGCGACCCGTTTTTATTTGATTAATCGTAGAATCAGGTCCATTCCCCGCATAAACAATTTCAATTCCTGCATTATTGTCTTTGTTATATTTTTCTAGAAAAACAGCTGAATTACTGGTGGCACTTACAATAGCCTTTTTCCCTTTTAAATCTTTTATTGATTGAATGTCATTATTATCTTTATGAACCGTTACATGAAGCGGAAAGATATTATAAGGTTCCTCATTGAAGAGAAATTTCTCTTGGCGTTCCTCATTAACTTCCATTTGGTGTGCCACAAAATCGATTTTATTAGTTTCTAAGCTTAATAACAGATTAGAAAATTCCATTGTTTTGAATTCAAATTCGTATTCAGGCAGCTTTTCATCAATTTTCCGAACTAATTCAACATCATATCCAGTTAACTTTCCATCCTCATCAATAAAGCAAACATTAGGAAACTGTGTCCCTGTACCGACTATTATTTTTTGTACTTTTGTCCCTTCTTTAGCCCCTCCAGAACTTTCCTTTGAAGTTGATTTCGTTTCTTGGGAAGAGCATGCACCAAGGGCTAAAGCAAGCAACACCATTATAAGTACCATGAATTTTTTCTTCATTTTCCATCCATCCTTTTTTACTCAAATGTTATTAACCATTTAAAAATATGTTTTTAGTCGGAATTACCTCGAAATTTTACTATTATTAAATTTCTCAAGAACTTTTTCAAGATGGTCAATTCCCACCTTTGTTACCCCTTCATACAACTCACCCTGACCAATTTCAATTACAGGTACATGTCTGACACCATATTTAACTTCTAAAATATCTCTGCGCTCATCATGATGGGTAACATCGATCGTTTCGTATTTATACCCTTTATCTTCTAAATATTGTTTTACCTCACCACAATAGTGACAACCTTCTTTAGCCCAAACCACAACGGATAATTCTTTTCCCATCTTACTTTCCTCCCTATCATCTTCATTTTATTTTTAATAAATAAAGGCTCTCCATTAAAAGATTTATCATCTTAAAAAGAGAGCCTCTAGTTGACTAGTCGGCAGAAATACTTGTAGCTATTACTAAGCTTTTGTTTTATCAATGGGTTGTCACCTTTTTTGCATAACGGTTTTCTGGAAAAGGAATTCCTAGGTTACCACGTAATGTTTCATCTTCGTATTCCGTTCTAAATAATCCTCGTTTTTGAAGAATCGGCACGACAAAGTCCACAAAATCGTTCAATCCATTTGGAACAGCTGAACCAATTATAAATCCATCCGCTCCATTACCTTCAAACCATTCCTGAATGAGATCAGCTACTTTTTCAGGAGTTCCAATAAATGTCGGCTTTGGTGTTGTCTCTTGTAATGCAACTTGTCGAAGGGTTAAGTTTTGTGCCTTTGCTTGTTGTTTAATTCGATCCGTATGACTTTGGAAACTATTTTTACCTAAATCTCCTAGTTCAGGGAATGGTT from Neobacillus sp. CF12 encodes:
- a CDS encoding glutaredoxin family protein; amino-acid sequence: MGKELSVVVWAKEGCHYCGEVKQYLEDKGYKYETIDVTHHDERRDILEVKYGVRHVPVIEIGQGELYEGVTKVGIDHLEKVLEKFNNSKISR
- a CDS encoding GNAT family N-acetyltransferase, whose translation is MNVLVTNQIIIDEIREDEKEQVRNLLVESYQQYEHSYKNPEIWKLYLENIQSSVDNPDVDKILVAKSNQDILGSLQLFQSSEKAYAKPELEIFSPIIRLLGVHPEARGRGVAQALLKASVAYAKELGATSLYLHSSDKMHKAIRLYEWYGFKRDQTKEFQNQEILVKCFRFDL
- the ssuE gene encoding NADPH-dependent FMN reductase → MSKVTIISGSPSEHTRLNGVLHGVINHLTGVGITPEIINIRNLPPEDLIQAKFDSEEIIKQNKKVEHSNLVVIMTPVYKASFSGVLKTYLDLLPQNGLEGKTILPIAVGGTFGHLLMIDYSLKPVLAALGATHILKGVFILDSQIGKLGNNRYELDTEAKNRLVSSINIARSLLPGKSVSGSVL
- a CDS encoding transporter substrate-binding domain-containing protein; translated protein: MKKKFMVLIMVLLALALGACSSQETKSTSKESSGGAKEGTKVQKIIVGTGTQFPNVCFIDEDGKLTGYDVELVRKIDEKLPEYEFEFKTMEFSNLLLSLETNKIDFVAHQMEVNEERQEKFLFNEEPYNIFPLHVTVHKDNNDIQSIKDLKGKKAIVSATSNSAVFLEKYNKDNNAGIEIVYAGNGPDSTINQIKTGRADATITTPFSVDFSNDAVDAQQKVVGEPLLNSKVYFLLRKDETPLQKRIDEALVELKKEGVVSELSKKWLGADYTVNF
- a CDS encoding amino acid ABC transporter permease, coding for MGKAFDIMLIFEFIPTLIHYLGVTLQILAASIILGFALGIAAAIPRLFKIPLLNQLVILYVSFIRGTPILIQLFLVFYGLPAVLMLLFTIDITRLDAIYFVIITYAISNGAGFAEIFRAAIRAVDYGQTEAAYSVGMTSRQNFFRIVLPQAVRIAFPNMANSVIGSLKDTSLAFTIGVMDMMGRGDTLIAATAHAIEVYLSLSIIYYIVVVLFEKIFSKLEKYFNRYLRADVTAVA
- a CDS encoding amino acid ABC transporter permease is translated as MTIDIPFIWVAFKEIIKALPITLILTIVPLLAGFLIGIAVAVVRIYKVKYLYHIANGYVSFFRGTPIIMHIMVIYFGFPLLLDQISLRFDLGIQTNKIPIILFVLIALTLAAGSYLSEIIRSGIISVSNGQMEAAYSVGMTKFQAMIRIILPQALAQSIPNFTNIFVGFLHTSSIAFLVSQKEVTGAANIVASVNLKFLEAFIAAGIIYWGITILVEGISFLLEKKVTAYNRGGVS
- a CDS encoding amino acid ABC transporter ATP-binding protein — translated: MIYLQGIKKSFNKSPVLKGINLKIEKGEVVTILGPSGSGKTTLLRCLNFLEKPNAGMVQIGNIIIDAEKATKKEMLAIRKQSAMVFQHYNLFAHKTVVENVMEGLIVAKKVKKKDARQQSERVLEKVGLSDKLHHYPSQLSGGQQQRVGIARALALNPEVILFDEPTSALDPELVGDVLSVIKSIAQEGITMVVVTHEMSFAREVSNRVLFMDEGVIVEEGTPLEIFHAAKEERTRRFLQRISGETFFTPLKEQVN
- a CDS encoding Fur-regulated basic protein FbpA; its protein translation is MGEILRNAVENKRKKLIRKLIAYNVYKKEDKHLFELSLTDLENEYRKFKSLSHPHSDIGSIQLTGNKSNKK
- a CDS encoding amidohydrolase, coding for MNRTELESNLISIRRHLHQYPELSNEEFETTKSIKKWLQDEEIDIRTTGLSTGVVAEIKGGNPGPIVAIRADIDALPIVEQTSLPYSSKIKGKMHACGHDFHTAAAIGAAYLLKESQAELNGTVRIIFQPAEESGGGALKVIKDGHLEGVEAIIGLHNKPDLPVGTIGLKDGPLMAAVDRFHIVLYGKGSHAGIPQSGKDPIVAAGHLITALQSVVSRNVSPLQSAVLSVTKIVGGSTWNVIPDNIILEGTVRTFDNKIRADVKAKFYTIVESIATAFSHQVEIGWFPGPPPLDNHKSVTEIARYAAKKQSIKVIDPEPSMAGEDFSYYLYNVPGTFAFFGTNGNEEWHHPEFTLDESAIISAAYFLYESSRALLNRHFTN